A window of Campylobacter cuniculorum DSM 23162 = LMG 24588 contains these coding sequences:
- a CDS encoding undecaprenyl-diphosphate phosphatase produces MQNLYALILGIVEGLTEFLPVSSTGHMILATTILGINIKNGEFWSHFLIIIQLGSILAVLFVFWHKLLQGFKLWFKLAIAFIPTGLIGLFIYGFIKNLFNGYVVVFMLIFGGAVFIVLELRHRGKNYAVNSLDSISFKQAFFIGLIQSLAMIPGTSRSGASIIGGLLLGLNRKVATEFSFLLALPTMMSATAYSVYKEPSILSNTNSLIPLLIGFITAFVVAVFAIKIFLKFISKFDFIVFGIYRIVLGVLFFCLYIFGILDAGSLF; encoded by the coding sequence ATGCAAAATTTATACGCTTTGATTCTTGGAATCGTAGAGGGTTTAACCGAATTTCTGCCCGTTTCTTCAACCGGACATATGATTTTAGCCACAACAATTTTAGGTATCAATATAAAAAATGGCGAATTTTGGAGTCATTTTTTAATCATCATTCAGCTTGGTTCCATTTTAGCCGTGCTTTTTGTATTTTGGCACAAGCTCTTGCAAGGATTTAAACTTTGGTTTAAACTCGCAATTGCATTCATTCCCACCGGATTGATAGGATTGTTTATCTATGGTTTTATTAAAAACTTGTTTAATGGCTATGTGGTCGTGTTTATGCTGATTTTTGGCGGAGCTGTTTTCATTGTCTTAGAATTGAGGCATAGAGGCAAGAATTATGCGGTCAATTCTTTAGACTCAATCAGTTTCAAACAAGCTTTTTTCATAGGTTTAATCCAGTCCTTAGCCATGATTCCGGGAACTTCAAGGAGCGGAGCAAGTATCATTGGCGGACTTTTATTAGGACTCAATCGCAAGGTTGCGACAGAATTTAGCTTTTTACTCGCTCTACCAACTATGATGAGTGCAACCGCTTATAGTGTGTATAAAGAGCCGAGTATATTGAGCAATACAAATTCCTTAATCCCTTTATTAATAGGCTTTATCACAGCCTTTGTGGTGGCAGTTTTTGCGATTAAAATTTTTTTAAAATTCATTTCTAAATTTGATTTTATCGTCTTTGGAATTTATCGCATTGTTTTGGGAGTTTTGTTTTTTTGTTTATATATTTTTGGTATTTTAGATGCTGGAAGTCTTTTTTAA
- the thrS gene encoding threonine--tRNA ligase produces MEKEIIAYLDNEKIIDTQSINTKNSKDLKALYFDNSKPSLEVLRHSCAHLMAQAIKILYPEAKFFVGPVVEEGFYYDFRVETKIGEEDLIKIEKKMKELVDCGFEVQKYEISKKEALEKFKDDDLKQEVMLRIPDEKISIYKQGEFEDLCRGPHIPNTKFLKFFKLTRIAGAYLGGDEKREMLTRIYGIAFADKESLRKHLHIIEEAKKRDHRKLGTELKLFTFDEQIGGGLPIWLSNGARLRSKLEQFLFKIHRLRDYEPVRGPELLKADAWKVSGHYSNYKENMYFTQIDEQEYGIKPMNCVGHIKIYQSEIRSYRDLPLKFFEYGVVHRHEKSGVLHGLFRVREFTQDDAHIFCMPSQIKEQVLEILSFVDKLMKLFDFDYEMEISTKPQKAIGEDIIWENATKALKQALDEQGLKYGIDEGGGAFYGPKIDIKITDALNRKWQCGTIQVDFNLPQRFKLQYSDNHNEKQQPVMLHRAILGSFERFIGILTEHCGGEFPFFIAPIQVGIIPISQNHFAYAKKIQKALMQLGVDSEIYEKNESLNKRIRTAEKQRLPMIIVLGDEETAKESVALRDRRAKQQSNLGLEEFINLIKEKMNEVHF; encoded by the coding sequence ATGGAAAAAGAAATTATTGCTTATTTAGATAATGAAAAAATCATAGATACTCAAAGCATTAACACTAAAAATTCTAAGGATTTAAAAGCCCTTTATTTTGATAATTCTAAGCCGAGTTTAGAAGTTTTGCGTCATTCTTGTGCCCATTTAATGGCTCAAGCGATTAAAATTTTATATCCGGAGGCTAAATTTTTTGTCGGTCCTGTTGTAGAAGAGGGATTTTATTATGATTTTAGAGTGGAAACAAAAATCGGTGAAGAGGATTTAATAAAGATAGAAAAAAAGATGAAAGAACTTGTTGATTGTGGTTTTGAAGTTCAAAAATATGAAATCAGCAAAAAAGAAGCTTTAGAAAAATTTAAAGATGATGATTTAAAACAAGAAGTTATGCTAAGAATTCCGGATGAAAAAATAAGCATTTATAAGCAAGGAGAATTTGAGGATTTATGTCGAGGTCCTCATATCCCTAACACTAAATTTTTGAAATTTTTTAAACTAACTCGTATAGCGGGAGCCTATTTGGGTGGAGATGAAAAAAGAGAAATGCTGACACGAATTTATGGCATAGCTTTTGCGGATAAAGAGAGTTTGAGAAAACATTTGCACATTATAGAAGAAGCGAAAAAAAGAGACCATCGCAAACTTGGAACAGAGCTTAAGCTTTTTACCTTTGATGAGCAAATAGGCGGAGGCTTACCGATATGGCTTAGCAATGGTGCAAGATTAAGGAGTAAGCTCGAGCAGTTTTTATTTAAAATTCATCGTCTAAGAGATTATGAACCTGTGCGAGGACCTGAACTTTTAAAGGCTGACGCGTGGAAAGTGAGCGGACATTATAGCAATTATAAAGAAAATATGTATTTTACACAGATTGACGAGCAAGAATATGGCATAAAACCTATGAATTGTGTCGGGCATATTAAAATTTATCAAAGTGAAATAAGAAGCTATCGTGATTTACCTCTTAAATTTTTTGAGTATGGTGTGGTGCATAGGCATGAAAAAAGTGGGGTTTTACACGGGCTTTTTAGAGTGAGAGAATTCACACAAGATGATGCACATATTTTTTGTATGCCAAGTCAAATCAAAGAGCAAGTGCTTGAAATTTTAAGTTTTGTGGATAAATTGATGAAACTCTTTGATTTTGATTATGAAATGGAAATTTCAACCAAACCTCAAAAAGCAATTGGAGAGGATATAATCTGGGAAAACGCTACAAAAGCTTTAAAACAAGCTCTTGATGAACAAGGTTTAAAATATGGCATTGATGAAGGTGGGGGTGCATTTTATGGACCAAAGATTGATATTAAAATCACAGATGCTTTAAACAGAAAATGGCAATGTGGGACTATACAAGTGGATTTTAATCTTCCTCAAAGATTTAAACTGCAATATTCAGACAATCACAATGAAAAACAACAACCTGTTATGTTGCATCGTGCTATTTTAGGAAGTTTTGAGAGATTTATAGGAATTTTAACAGAACATTGTGGGGGTGAATTTCCTTTTTTTATTGCTCCGATTCAAGTTGGAATCATTCCCATTTCACAAAATCATTTTGCATATGCAAAAAAAATTCAAAAAGCTTTAATGCAATTAGGAGTGGATAGCGAAATTTATGAAAAAAATGAAAGCTTAAATAAAAGGATTAGGACTGCGGAGAAGCAAAGATTGCCGATGATTATCGTTTTAGGAGATGAAGAGACGGCAAAAGAAAGTGTTGCTTTAAGAGACAGAAGAGCTAAACAGCAAAGCAATTTGGGTTTAGAAGAATTTATCAATTTAATCAAGGAGAAAATGAATGAGGTGCATTTTTGA
- a CDS encoding glycosyltransferase family 2 protein — protein MDFSKISVIIIVKNGGATLLECLNSLKNFGEIVLLDNGSSDDTLEIAYKFKQEFPNLRIEKSEFIGFGALKNLALSYAKNEVIFNIDADEVLENSCCEELALLDFDKECIVSLPRQNLYKGEWIKACGWYPDYVLRVFHKDFTHFNDNVVHESLIIPQNANIIKLKAGLKHYAYDNIYGLLDKMQFYSDLWAQQNLHKKASMLKALVRGSFKFIRDYCFKKGFLYGYKGFIISFCNSLGVFFKYAKLYELTHKAPTCALIITTYNQKKRLGLVLDSVKRLEVLPQEVLIADDGSTEETASLIKEYQKTFPCPLKHIWQEDRGYRLNASRNNAINSTQCEYIIIVDGDMILDSHFIKDHLDFAKHKVYLQGGRIILNQAQTDEILNGGQYDKNNIPKLPFAFKALRIPLLSSLIYKNSRITSEVFAHKELIKGVRGCNMSFYRADFESIGGFNENFMSWGRDDSEFVARFLFNGGELRRLKFKGIAYHLWHKENDKTELSSNHKLYLHTIQKRIKDWRIE, from the coding sequence ATGGATTTTTCAAAAATAAGCGTGATTATAATCGTCAAAAACGGCGGAGCAACTTTGTTAGAATGTCTTAATTCGCTTAAAAATTTTGGTGAGATTGTTCTGCTTGATAATGGCAGCAGTGATGATACCTTAGAAATTGCTTATAAATTCAAACAAGAATTTCCAAATTTACGCATAGAAAAAAGTGAATTTATCGGCTTTGGTGCATTGAAAAATCTTGCTTTAAGTTATGCAAAAAATGAAGTAATTTTTAACATCGATGCGGACGAAGTTTTAGAAAATTCTTGTTGTGAAGAACTTGCTTTGCTTGATTTTGATAAAGAATGTATTGTTTCTCTCCCGCGTCAAAATCTCTATAAGGGTGAGTGGATTAAGGCTTGTGGCTGGTATCCTGATTATGTTTTAAGAGTGTTTCATAAGGATTTCACACATTTTAATGATAATGTCGTGCATGAAAGCCTCATCATTCCACAAAATGCAAACATTATAAAGCTCAAAGCGGGGCTGAAGCATTACGCCTATGACAACATCTACGGACTGCTTGATAAAATGCAGTTTTATTCTGACCTTTGGGCACAGCAAAACCTCCACAAAAAAGCTTCTATGCTTAAGGCTCTCGTGCGTGGGAGTTTCAAATTCATAAGGGATTATTGTTTTAAAAAAGGTTTTTTGTATGGTTATAAGGGATTTATTATAAGCTTTTGTAATTCTTTGGGAGTCTTTTTCAAATACGCTAAGCTCTACGAACTCACGCACAAAGCCCCTACTTGTGCCTTAATCATCACCACTTATAACCAAAAAAAACGTCTGGGTTTGGTGCTTGATTCTGTAAAAAGGCTTGAAGTTTTACCACAAGAAGTTTTAATCGCCGATGATGGAAGCACGGAGGAGACGGCAAGCTTGATTAAAGAGTATCAAAAGACTTTCCCCTGCCCCTTAAAGCACATTTGGCAAGAAGACAGAGGCTATCGGCTCAATGCAAGTCGCAATAACGCAATCAATTCCACACAATGCGAATACATCATTATCGTTGATGGGGATATGATTTTGGATTCCCATTTTATCAAGGATCATCTGGATTTTGCCAAGCATAAAGTCTATTTACAAGGGGGGCGCATTATCTTAAATCAAGCTCAAACAGATGAAATTTTAAATGGGGGGCAATATGACAAAAACAATATTCCCAAACTTCCCTTTGCTTTTAAAGCCCTTAGGATTCCGCTTTTATCAAGCCTTATTTATAAGAACTCTCGCATTACAAGCGAGGTTTTTGCCCATAAAGAATTGATTAAAGGCGTGAGGGGTTGCAATATGAGCTTTTATAGAGCAGACTTTGAATCCATCGGGGGATTTAATGAAAATTTTATGAGCTGGGGACGCGATGATAGTGAGTTTGTCGCGAGATTTTTATTCAATGGCGGAGAATTAAGACGTCTTAAATTCAAAGGCATAGCCTATCATCTTTGGCACAAAGAAAATGACAAAACAGAACTCTCAAGCAATCACAAACTCTATCTTCATACAATTCAAAAGAGAATCAAAGATTGGAGAATAGAATGA
- a CDS encoding glycosyltransferase, with translation MRLFITPLNAYLLYQCRRDFENLICKENPDFIICNAPFNTLNKVIAKYKERAVKIVHGAYEFHNNFHQDFSIFPHIVLLSSKELKSFQAKYPKSHLSIIPNFIPTIPKKSTNHAQKIVLSVGRLTQEKGFSRLIEIWDLVQKNQAFREWKLHIVGEGGLEQELREQISAKNLNDSIILKPFTKEIEKEYLSASIYVMTSLYEGMPMVLLEASSFALPSVAFDVNTGPSDIIEDSKTGFLIEDNALESFAEKLCVLMENQNLREQMGHAAKKRMQEKFSKEVIMEKWEELFESLKA, from the coding sequence TTGCGCCTTTTTATAACACCACTGAATGCCTATTTGCTCTATCAATGCAGAAGGGATTTTGAGAATCTCATTTGCAAAGAAAACCCCGATTTTATCATTTGCAACGCCCCCTTTAATACGCTCAATAAAGTTATTGCAAAGTACAAAGAGAGAGCCGTTAAAATCGTGCATGGAGCCTATGAGTTTCACAATAATTTTCATCAAGATTTCTCAATATTCCCTCACATTGTTTTGCTTAGCTCCAAAGAACTCAAATCATTCCAAGCAAAATATCCAAAGAGTCACTTATCTATCATTCCAAATTTCATTCCCACAATCCCTAAAAAAAGCACAAATCATGCACAAAAGATTGTTTTGAGTGTGGGGAGATTGACACAAGAAAAAGGATTTTCGCGTTTGATTGAAATTTGGGACTTGGTGCAAAAAAATCAAGCCTTTAGAGAGTGGAAATTACACATTGTCGGCGAGGGAGGATTAGAACAAGAGCTTAGAGAGCAAATTAGTGCAAAAAATCTTAATGATTCTATTATACTAAAACCCTTTACAAAAGAGATTGAAAAGGAATATTTAAGTGCAAGCATTTATGTGATGACGAGTTTGTATGAGGGTATGCCTATGGTGCTCTTAGAGGCAAGTTCTTTTGCTCTGCCAAGTGTTGCTTTTGATGTAAATACTGGTCCTAGCGATATAATAGAAGATTCAAAAACAGGCTTTTTGATTGAGGATAATGCCCTTGAGAGCTTTGCAGAAAAACTCTGTGTTTTAATGGAGAATCAAAACTTAAGGGAACAAATGGGACATGCAGCCAAAAAGCGTATGCAAGAAAAATTTTCTAAAGAGGTGATTATGGAAAAATGGGAGGAATTGTTTGAGAGTTTGAAGGCTTAG